The Raphanus sativus cultivar WK10039 chromosome 6, ASM80110v3, whole genome shotgun sequence sequence GGAGAGGGTTTACCTTGCAATTAAAGTGGAAGCACTAAGATGGGCAATGGAAAGTATGCTTCAGCATTCGACATGTCAAAAATTTGAGACGGATTACAAAGATTTGATCGCCATgattaaaaaatcttatatttggccaagttttgctacAAAGTTAGAGAAGATAGAGATTTTGTAGATATGCTTTCCGAATTTCAAGATCATTCATATTCTACGAGCGCGAATcagattttggattttttataaGTTAGGACTACGAGGTctttccataattttttttgttttattggtgGTTTGTTTCGGTTTAGTTACCTACACCATCTCAAattttgagtaatagaataaccgttcattataaaataatcttatcatatgttaaatatattagtttatgttttataaattattgaattaCATCAATTTTTTTGAAGGACCAATTACTTAAATAAAAGCCTCAACGCAAAGAAGAGTTGGAGTTACATAATGCTGATTTTGCAAGCTTATCAGCAACAGAGTTTAGAGATATAGGGATAAAGGCGAAATGCAACGAAGAAAACATAGATGATAGAGACTCGATGTCCAGTGTTAATCCATAGATTTCCACCGGGTGTTGTTTCGAGTTGAGTGCTTTGATAAGCACCTGATTATCTGAGCGAATGGAGATTTTAGTGAAGTGGAGTGCCTTGCATGTAGCAGAGCTTCACGAATAGCAATGGCCTCTGCCATGAGCGCAGAAGCCACATGGGGTTCCGTCGAGGATCCTTCTCCGAGTGCCTACCCCGTAGAGTCTAAAAATATCCAGCCAAAGCCTGCTTCCCCATTTTTTGGTGTCCATGACGCATCCGTGTGGCAAGTCACAGCCTCCTGATCTAAAGTTGGGGAAGGTCTCGGTTGGAGTGAATGTTGTACTTCTTTTGGAAGTTGAGCTTCTTTCCATTCTCTGGCTAGGTGCAGGGATTTGCATACTATATCTTCTTGGCTAAGATCAAGTTTCTCAAAGATCAGAGAGTTCCTAGCTGTCCATATACACCAGCAAAGCCAAGGGAACAGATCAATACTCACTCCGTAGGGTGGAAGACAAATCATACCTTGCTTAGCAATGGCCTGTTCAAAGGAGTCGAAAGTAGTTGGATCAGTAGGTCTGTTGAGGGGGAGGATCTTCCAGATTCGTTTGGTAAATCTGCAATTGAGAAAGATATGAATTGCAGTTTCCGCTTCTCCACAGCGTGAGCAAGTAACAGCCTCAGCTAGTAAGCCACATCTTTGGAGTGTGGGTCCTAAAGATAAAGCTTCTTGTAGTACTTTCCAAATAAAGATTTGGATCTTGAGGGCCGTTGTAATGGTCCACACATTTTTTATCCAGTTGAATTCTGTATTTCTCTTGAAGTTAGGCATAGTTATGGCCTCTGCATTTGCTGTTTCAAAGTACCCTGACTTCGTTGAATAAATTCCTGAAGCTAGGGGCGTCCAAATTATTATATCGCTCGCTCCCATCTGGTTCGGTCGCATATGAAGGATTCCTCTGCTTGTGTTGGAAACAGAGAGTAAACTTTCTGAGCATTCGAGTTTGTTGTGTTCCTAATGAAAAGATCAGACACAAAGAGATCTTGGTCTTCTCCCTTCGCTGGTCAATATGGTGTGGATAGTATTTAATTTGAACATTTGACCGTCAATGTAATCTATCAAGGTTGGAAATAAAATGGAATTTTCGATCTTGGTCGTACCATCTTATTGTGTGCAACGTGACTGACTTTCTAgattttcaaaaagatatacatataataGCCTTtcgttcaaaaatatataaaagccTAAAAGTTTCTTCAAAatgaaatttaacattttatggGGTTagatgttttattttgtttataagttATTGAGAACTCTATACATATTATAGAAATCCTTGAGCACTGAGAAACATTAGGATGGTTGGTATCTTAGTTATGGTTTTTAATGAGAAAGTGAGGATAACATATGCTTAGGAAAACACGTGGTGATACAAAAAGCTAACCGAAATATGCTCTTAACTCTTTGAGATCTAGAACAAGTTAATCGGGGTTAGAATACATTTGTTACATATTTATTCTCTTTACATCTAGTTTGCATATCAAATTAATTGCTTCTAGACTGATCCCTTCACGGTAGCATTCAGTGTCCACAACCTCTGAAATTAACGTCTTGAACTCGTAAAATCCAGCCGAGTtcacataaaaataatttattcatgtattattagtataacgctttcataatataagtctaattagttataaataattgACTTTTATATgctacactgtgatataatagacgattttaatcataaaatataattattcaaagtaataaataaaaattttgttttaaaatgctatattaaaatttatgtaataaatattaatttaaaaaatatatatatatatatatatatatacatatatatacatatatataaaaaaattaaagtgaaaacaaatatttatacggttaCGGGTCAAGCTATAGAATAAACAACAACAGtgcaagattatttttctttaataaatttattttagttccaaatatgttcatatattttatgtatttataaatttattttaagggattttaagatttttaaattggaaaaaaatatatctcacctctatattattttactaaggaaatttaaaacttatatcaaaatattttattaaaattttaatttttatgataactataaatattgatttttaatctaaatttatgtttaaatattacaaatatattatttagtataaacaaaaaactaaaaacataaaacaaatacTCGTCCAATTAGGCGGGCCAagatatagttatttattagaaAACAGTGCATATTGATATAACTTGCTTAAATTATTCGTTAGCCCAGATATAATcagatatatattattacatttacaaatatattttctaatttccttttcatttaattaaaatattgtaCATTTCTCAATAGTACATAACTCCTGGTAAAAGTAAGACTAACTCGAaagttctttttctttattcaaCACTGATTCATAGTTTCTAACTTacctttttataatatattcaaggttcaactatatatttatctatatcTACCATGTGTATGTAAGATAttgaccatatatatatatatatatatatatatatatatatatatatatatatatatatatatcaaattatctATGCAACATATGGCCacatttttttctgaaagaaCGATTGGATATAGTATATTTAATAAGAAGTAGTTCTAGCTAGGTGGGACGGACCGGATATCCGGTGTATATTAagatatccggatccggattGGCCGGATCCGTAAAATTGCTCGGATCCAGATTCTAGCCTTCCGGATATCCTGACTAAAATCCGAATACCTGCGGATATCTGGATacgaatctttaaaaaaaatatttaaaattagttaattaaccatttatttagtctatttaaattattaaaaaaaaaaatcattgaaatttaataaaattataattttagttattttatatataaactatatatggtatacatatataaatataattatattttaaatatataataggttAAGATCCGATTCCGGATACCCGGCCTAAAA is a genomic window containing:
- the LOC130495963 gene encoding uncharacterized protein LOC130495963; its protein translation is MRPNQMGASDIIIWTPLASGIYSTKSGYFETANAEAITMPNFKRNTEFNWIKNVWTITTALKIQIFIWKVLQEALSLGPTLQRCGLLAEAVTCSRCGEAETAIHIFLNCRFTKRIWKILPLNRPTDPTTFDSFEQAIAKQARNSLIFEKLDLSQEDIVCKSLHLAREWKEAQLPKEVQHSLQPRPSPTLDQEAVTCHTDASWTPKNGEAGFGWIFLDSTG